From the Clupea harengus chromosome 15, Ch_v2.0.2, whole genome shotgun sequence genome, one window contains:
- the cnr1 gene encoding cannabinoid receptor 1, translating to MRSVLDGVADTTFRTITSGLQYLGSNDAIYDDPTTDVDLTKGGFSLQKPLSAFRSNSFPDKVAPNEELILKSLSFYPTNSTDLFGNKSSMAGEGSTIECGENFMDMECFMILTPSQQLAVAVMSLTLGTFTVLENIVVLCVILQSRTLRCRPSYHFIGSLAVADLLGSVIFVYSFLDFHVFHRKDSPNVFLFKLGGVIASFTASVGSLFLTAIDRYISIHRPLAYRRIVTRNKAVVAFCMMWAISIIIAVLPLLGWNCKRLKSVCSDIFPLIDENYLMFWIGVTSVLVLFIFYAYMYILWRAHHHAIRMLSRTSQKSLVVYSADGTKVQSTRPEQTRMDIRLAKTLVLILVALVICWGPVLAIMVYDLFWKMDDAVKTIFAFCSMLCLLNSTVNPIIYALRSKDLRRAFLTTCQVCRGSSHHLDNSLESDYQSRHAHIAANRAAESCVKTTVKIAKVTMSVSTETSAEAV from the coding sequence ATGAGGTCTGTACTGGATGGCGTGGCAGACACCACTTTCAGGACAATTACCTCTGGGCTGCAATACCTTGGCTCTAACGATGCCATCTATGATGACCCAACCACTGATGTCGACCTCACCAAGGGTGGATTTTCCCTGCAGAAACCGCTGTCGGCATTCCGCAGCAACTCCTTCCCAGACAAAGTGGCACCAAATGAGGAACTCATCCTTAAAAGTTTGTCCTTTTACCCCACAAACTCCACCGACCTCTTTGGTAACAAGAGCTCGATGGCGGGTGAGGGGAGCACTATTGAATGTGGAGAGAACTTCATGGACATGGAGTGCTTCATGATCTTGACACCTAGCCAACAGCTGGCAGTGGCTGTCATGTCCCTTACCCTGGGAACCTTCACCGTGTTGGAGAACATAGTTGTTTTATGTGTAATCCTGCAGTCTCGCACCCTGCGGTGCAGGCCCTCCTACCACTTCATCGGCAGTCTGGCTGTGGCAGACCTACTAGGTAGTGTCATCTTTGTCTACAGCTTTTTAGACTTTCATGTTTTTCACCGTAAGGACAGCCCAAATGTTTTTCTCTTCAAGCTAGGTGGGGTGATTGCCTCATTCACAGCCTCAGTTGGAAGCTTGTTTCTGACAGCCATAGACCGGTACATTTCCATCCACCGGCCACTGGCCTACCGCCGCATTGTGACCCGCAACAAGGCTGTGGTCGCCTTCTGCATGATGTGGGCAATCTCCATTATCATTGCAGTGCTTCCTCTGCTGGGCTGGAACTGCAAGCGTCTCAAATCTGTCTGTTCAGACATCTTCCCACTGATTGACGAGAACTACCTTATGTTTTGGATTGGGGTGACCAGTGTGTTggtgctttttattttttatgcctACATGTACATCCTGTGGAGGGCACACCACCATGCTATACGCATGCTGAGCCGGACCTCTCAGAAGAGCCTGGTAGTGTATTCAGCTGACGGAACTAAAGTGCAGTCCACTCGCCCGGAGCAAACCCGCATGGACATTCGCTTGGCTAAGACACTGGTGCTCATCCTAGTAGCGCTGGTCATTTGCTGGGGCCCTGTGCTGGCCATTATGGTCTATGACCTCTTCTGGAAAATGGATGATGCCGTCAAAACAATATTTGCTTTCTGTAGCATGCTCTGCCTGCTCAATTCCACAGTCAACCCGATCATCTATGCCCTCCGGAGCAAGGATCTGCGGCGTGCTTTCCTCACTACCTGTCAAGTATGCAGAGGCAGCTCTCACCACCTAGATAACAGTCTGGAGTCCGACTACCAGAGTAGACATGCCCATATTGCTGCCAATCGAGctgcagagagctgtgtgaAGACCACTGTGAAGATAGCCAAAGTCACCATGTCTGTCTCCACAGAGACGTCTGCAGAGGCTGTGTGA